DNA sequence from the Macrobrachium nipponense isolate FS-2020 chromosome 41, ASM1510439v2, whole genome shotgun sequence genome:
ataaaacttatgaaaagttccagcaatgtaaggcaactaataactgcatctgataataggcatcacatacctgctacttcacggactgtaaataatgaaaatccccaatctgtcaagaaattttcatctgctagtgccttggagtccaacaccaaaagttgtacttcaagaagtacagaaaactcacctaccaaagtcaatacaaaggtgactaatatgatagttgcaggctcacctcccaaaaaaagggagccaCAATCAATTAATAATTCAGGAAGCTGTTCCAAAAACGCTTCCAACAAGAATAAGCTAAGGTACCAAtcccaattagatagagctacttcagagccatcaattgtcacagccacaaataaaaatgaaaacaaaactataattacaactaccaagaagcgcacaaggaatacatccccaaataatgatggctttaaaataaaaacctcaaatgggttcaagtgttttggaagagatctctccacctagaaagttggttccaaaagcagtttcagcccaaaaaaatatgagttctgatcagtcttgccgccctaagacaaatgaaccttgtgattcgcagaatcacagtagaaattctgatcagaataattaccaaaaatatgatcagccaaaaactctaaattccaattcaaatgaaaagggattaaagaaagtcacttataaaggagaactttcctctccacactaggaacagtactttccctctaaggagtgggaagtagcactttttaccaccttaacattcatgttcgatatccttcagtggaactgtaaaggtctcagagcccgtgcagaagaccttaaagtcttaattcatgaattcaatccagggattatatgcctgcaggagacaatgttaggtaactctccttataatcctggactaaattattcaatatctaactcctctcccccaagtggtggtcgagcccatggaggtgctgcaattattgttaataaagctctgcagcactccataatacaattaaatacaactctacaggctgttgctatttcagtcatcttggaaaagaggataacagtctgctccttatacctcccaccagatcttgtttttaacagtgaagatattcagtccttaattaaccagcttccagctcctttacttctcctaggtgattttaatgcccacaaccccctttggggaagtcggtttctagacagtaaagggaaattaattgaagacgttattgataggaatgatgttatcctatataataatgggtcaatgactttccacagcattcatgatcatcatttctctgcactggactttagtatctcttcaacaagtatccaccttgattttagttggtctgttgacgaaaatttaaatgggagcgatcattacccgatccatttgaaatatgctgtgaatggtccatctgaagttttacctaagtggaaggtagaggaggcagattgggatAAATTCGGTAAGGACGTCATACTAGATAcgaagtttgagtcatttcattctcatctagatgcttatgattactatattgaatctactctgaagagtgctgaaggctcgattcccaaaacaaaaggcaaacctcgtagacctgcagttccctggtggaataagacttgtggtattctgaggaaagttactaggaagtgctacagacgttacaaaactagtggttctcctcagtctaaattaatctacaaacgtgctttagccaagcaacggcGTTTTTATAAGAGagtcaaaagagaaagttggctctactatatttattaatggaataaactcaaagactccactgaaagtggtgtggcgcaaaataaggaaactgagtgggaaatttgttgcgtcaccattaccctcattaaaaaataaatgacactctgatcacagagcccactgaagttgccaatgagctaggaaaacacttttctgaagtttccaacgccaagaattattctcgagaatttcaaaaaattaggaattctgaaatgattctggaattcgattcaggaaaatctgaaccatacaactacaggttttccttgagagaattacgggaggcgcTCTCCTTCTTAGGTGACTCCAcactccaggtgaggatacatCATAtctgaaatgcttaaacacctcccagacgatgccaaaaaatatttactgaagattataaacaaaatatgggaaactggaattttacccaacgactggaaaatatccatagttgttccaattaaaaagcctaataaagatgcttccctagccaccagctatagaccaatagctctaaccagctgtgtgtgtaagctgatggagaaaatgataaatactagactagtttggcacttagaaactaaaggattaatatcatcatttcaatttggtttcaagaaaaaccgctccacccttgatccgttgctgaggctgaccaaccaaatccagcaaggattcgccaaacaatgtcagaccatcggagtattttttgacctcgaaaaagtatatgacactgcctggagaattggcatcatgaaaaaattgcacaagatgggcatatgtggaagaattatcagatttatatattcctttttaactgaCAGatttttgtgcaggaggaaggagttccccaaggaagcgttttaagtgtaacactcttttcagtggcaataaatagtgtggttgaaaaaatcttgcctcctgttaaatgctcactttttgttgatgaccttgcaatatactgcacaggatatgattcattgtcagtatgtaaacatctgcaaaggtctattaacgcaattactaagtgggctgatgagaatggttttaaattctcctcttccaaaacagttgcagtaagatttaccagatgccgacatgtggaagaagttcccacacttagtttaagaggatctattattccttatgaaagtgaagtaaaatttctggggatgattattgaccacaaattaacatggaccagccacataaatgccctaaagattaatgtgaaaaaatctttgaatatattaaaggttgtttctggttttagttggggggctgataaaaaatcccttttgaggctatatgactcgcagtgtcgctccaagctagactatggctgtcagatctattcctcagcttgtaaaaccaagctaaaggaattggttgttgtacagaacatggggttgagaatatgctcaggggcttttagaacttctcttgtcgaaagcatatatgtcgacacagatcatcttcccttgatctaagaaggttgcgatacgtggctagaatgaaaagtgctcccaaaaatccctcctttcaagtacttaaggaaacagactcgcggaatttctctggtacaaaagcttctaaaccattccaattcgactgaatgaggatgttagggataaccatctcaaatcccagaaagtcctggaagtaaaacatcctgtaaatcctccatggcttattcctgaagcattagtatgcaagaaatcatttaagaagaaggattgtactgaagaagagatcaggggaaattcttagagcacgacgttacccatgccaattatgtgaagatttgtacagatggatcaaagtcagatagtggtgttgggtgtgctgttatccttggtgatacagctaaattacctgactttgcatcaatatttactgccgaaTTGACAGCCGTAAtctctgccctagatttagttcttcaaagtagtgacactaattttgtcatatactcggatcctaaaagcactttagaagctatcaaaagatttaatagctttcatccattaatccaaaaacttcaggagtcgctttttcgtatatattgtctgcgtaagtcagtctctttctgttgggttccttctcacggattcacggaaacgagaccgcagacagggaagcaaaagctgccagcgctttgccagaaacaaccttcaggaaagtgcctctTACAGACCTAAAAAGTCCTATTAGGTCTTATATATTAAGTAAATgacaagaaaggtggacttctcctcttcttgccaataacagtaagtatagaagaattaggaaaaatatacagccgtggccttcgtcattccagcttgacagacgagcagaggttattttaacgaggttaaggattggACACACTTACTTAACGCATCactttattttagaaggaagcagcccaccagtgtgtgcttactgtgacgagatactaacagtggagcacattctgatggttttttaatatatattactccattcattaaaattcatatttttaatttatttattagtcacatctaattttatgaatcatttctttcactgattcattaattcatttaccataattcaacttatttaaccttcattacggcgctgaatggccttcttggccccagtgcctgggctttagccctaaatatcatacatccattcatccatccacaggtaagccaatttaggtcactcccgctgataatcttcctttaatcttcttaagtgtcggTTGAATCAAGACCTTgattcgtaagttgggactttcgtacgTCGAGGTTCCACTGACCACCTaacaacataaaactttcaagccttgacgtagattccctgttcacaaaagtaacagtacaggacgttcttcagtttttgagggaaaaattatcccctcattcagatcatttcccattggcgctagacaaaataataaagttagttgaattatgtgtatctaataacgcaTTTTCATCCGGGGACTCATTctttaagcaaaaattcgggtgtagtatggatagtcctttaaatcctgttttagccaatttgtacatggaatactttgaaactacagcaataaatgcaataaaacccaaaataaatggggcaattttaattgattctttttaaaattaaactcattagtgaccagcattaaatttaaagttgaatgggaaacagacaacaaaatcccttttcttggtgttttaataatcagagacatgacagaatacaaatttaccatatacagaaaaccaacgttctcactttcccatattcactacttcagctatcatgacattcctatcaagataggcgtggccagcaacctattcttaagagccttacgaatttgttctccagatttcctggaaaaagaatttgaactacagtaattcataagcaactttcgtctttaaggtatcctgaccatataattaagaaagcaattcacaaagaaatgtaattttctaccgaccccctgaAGACAAGACcatagacacacccaacaataaaataaaaattccacacctggacaggattaagatggtgacccagacccttggaaaatctaacccttttgcatttacttacccaaataccttagccaaatccctgattaacgtccattAAAATACATCcgccaaggacacaggcgtttacaaaatcccGTGCCTGGACTGTgatcaatcttacatcggatttacaggaaaatcacttctccagagattaatacagcacaaacggtcagttaggtatggacagcagaactctgctattttcaaccatataaatgaacataaccatagtataaactggaatttgtcatgtataatttatagcagcaactgccagtacaagagtcaaatgatggaattggccttgattaaaaATAGGCAGATAATGAATATCTCAAGGGGAGCATAGGaacagatgtcatcgacaaggttttcattcaaccaatacttaagaagattaaaggaagattatcagtgggagtgacctaaattggcttacctgtggatggacctcttggtataaataccaccttttctgtaacttttctcatccatctacctggagagggagacagcagtctctgaaatatagtatttctctctctatattttggcgtttttatgggctccttttatatatatatatatatatatatatatatatatatatatatatatatatatatgtgtgtgtgtgtgtgtgtgtgtgtgtgtgtgtgtgtgtgtgtgtgtaacataaagagggggatttgctctgagatattttaaataatgtataatgtgatgtgctatgacgtttcttggaatgtagagaatcagcagtTTAACTTCCCTAGATACAAAGTGttcgagcgacagcttaggaatgcttacgCAGCTTTCTTCGAGGTGGTATGATCAAGACTGCTGTCTTAAGCAAATCAGTGCcctcgtcctgtcgccatgagagaGCTTGGTGCAGAGGTGACCTTGAAACTGGATTCAAGTGgttacctggggcgtgaacaTCGTGAACATTgttcgtacgtatgtgtgcgAGCCTTTTCCTCCTACATAATGAATGTAGGCTTATCATGAAGGGTAGACTATTGCAGATAGAAGGCAAGGCCGGGATGGcctctgccaaagtatttttgttggTGTTAGTGCAACTGcgctgaaatgggtgagtgttattatatctattttggccaaagtgtggctggattgtatttgaatatttatttcagagatattctgttatatgatcttttgattatgctcttgagcttaccagagtgttctcctgtcttctaacaggcgtttctggaagagggggactattttctggagaagaatGGTATTATTCTTTGGAGAAATGGTATACTGATTTAAGTACTGTGTAGgctgttagattaattaccgagggttagctaagttatttggactttgagttaacgttccatttaatcattctgttaagaatctgagttattcagttagtactttgcttttaaataaatgcatatttttgtaattcacggctctgatttgatgacctagataatggagagagagagagagagagagagagagagagagagagagagagagagagagagagagacagacagacagacagagacagagagacagagagagtgctATTGGGaatcagatagagagagaaaatgttaccaGTTGTCTTTGGCCGCTCTTGGCCTATCGCTACCTTTTAGAATAACGAGATAGTTGgccatttcagttatttaatatcatcatatatataatatctatatatattatagataataatatatatagattatatatatatatgatgagcccataaaaatgccaaaatttaTCAAATAGCACTATATTCTAGAGATGactgtttctctcttcaggtagtttatgaatgagaaaagttacagaaaaagctgtatttataccaagagatccatccacaggtaagccgtttAGTTTGCCTCAGAGAGTTTATTCTgtatttatggttatttatatggataAAAATAGCTGGGGTCTGTTGTCCATGCCTAACTGACCacttatgttgtattaatctttgggggagtgatttacctgtaaaaccgatataagattggtcacaggcCAGGTATGGGATTTCTCCTGTGTCTTttgggattggcttttgttggatggtaatcagggatttgggtagGTAAACACAAAAGGATTACTCCACGTCATCATCTTAATCTTGTTCAGgtgtggaattttcattttattgttgggtcTCTCTGGGCTTGTCTTGAAGGGGTCGGCAGaagattacgtttgctttatgaatcgttttctcaattatatggtcagggtaccttaaagatgaaagccGCTTACGAATTCGTAAGGCTCTGAAGAATAGATAGCTGGCTAAGCCAGAAGTCCGTTTTTCgcaaatttaagaaagaactggTTAGACTACAccggctggaaaaaaaaattagaagaatgcctcaaggaacaaTTCCAAAAATGTTGGATTCGGGAGATGGATTCTGCAATGGGGGCCTTTCCCACTCTCACACAAGATATTCCTGGAGCAAAGAATTACAAACACATCTTTGTGCTACGTAGAGTGATATATGAAATCCAGTCTAATCTTCGTCTTCTTACAACGGACCACATGTAGGGAGGTAGCTCCAGGTATCTGGTTTCATTTTGTTCCGACATCgctgcctataatagcgcgaCAGACTTTCCCGTAAGTTAAATAACTTGATAAACATTAGCGCCTGGGATcatcttgagcaacaagataaAGTTTTAGCTTTATTTAACGCCCTCCATACTGTAAACCAAGGTTTATCCATTGCCCTTATGCAACACCGTAAAAATAATGTAGACTTTATATTGCTTttaataaattcatatctgataaaaattACAGCCGTGAAAAGATAGGTTTAAAAGGCATTttactcttggtataaataccgccttttctgtacctttaattattcataatctacctggagagagagacagtacaCAGTCTCTAAAATACAGtattacttattttctatatattttggcgCTTTATGTGCTCCTTAtagtagatggaattctgttgtaacaataattttcccagtcatatatatatatacatatatatatatatatatatatatatatatatatatatatatatatatatatacatattaaattctgCGATTGCTGAAATTCGATAATAGTATGTCTTGTACTCCATTATGTAATGAAATCGAACTTGAAGTTACCTTGCTGAAAGATTCAGCTTCGGGGAGCCATTTTCTATTTCAATAAGCTATACTGTcgttagttttttgtaagttttggaaagtatttgatatttataaaaataaatttaacatatgccaattagtatatttaattttgttgttgatatCTCTGATATTACAAGAGGTACGGCAATCCAATGGCTCCCCGTTGTTCAAGTCAACGACAGAGTCAAAACAACTTGACAAGTTCTCAAACTCACCAGCAGATTGTCGTGTAAATAAAAGGTAATTTTACCACGACGATTCTCTCCCGTTCTCCATTATTGAAGTAAACCTtaataatcaaattaaatatCATAATCTGACGGCCTTCAGATAATCACCAGATGCATGTTACGTCGATTAACGTATCCTTTTGCTGTTTACTATACCTATCTTTGGCTGGACAATGCCTGCTCAGTTCATTAGGTTAATGGAAGGAAATGCATGGCTATTATTACTTTACAACATTGCTAGGTAATTTTAAAGTCATGGGTTACTCGAACGCAAATGAAAAATGGACTAAAGATTAAATAATGATTTTAGGTACTACTACCTAGGCTAGGCACTAGCTAGGTACCTAGGCTAGGTAGGTATACTAGGGCTACCTCAATTCCCAGTCATGTTATAGCTACCTAAACGAGGACACCAATTGGACCCCTGGGTTATTCCGTTTGCAGGACGAGGGTACCGATAACAAATGCAAATTTCACAATATAATTATTTAGAGCTAATATTCAGGCTACAAGGCAATCACCAAAAATCATGAAGCACTGGAATTTTGCTAAGACAATGAACCTAACCTATCCCAGGGTGCCAGGTCTCCTTAGCTGGCCTTCATTTGATGGGACGTGACTGAGAATGCCATAGAAGTCAAGGTAGATCTAAGATGGGGgtaaatgtaatttttgttttatagttttttctgttgTGGCCTTTCCATAATTATATTCCTGTACCTGTAGGTATAGCCTAGGTCCACTGCCCTGGCTCAAATAGGGTAAAATACCAGATGGCCATTGTCTACTATAGCACGACCACCTTCCCGAGaatcggaaattatggccttaatttatgacttgggagaaaaaaattacttcgagagaaaagtagaggtctcgaggtgttgctttgaTGGCTGCTGGCTCTTGACTATAATGTCCATCTTGGGTTACAGGATGCGTTAAAGTaatttttcgggaaggtggttgcTCTaccggccattcggtattttaccctagtaGGTCCACTGGCCTGGCTCAAATATGGCTGGCTTGATCAAAGTGTGTGCTTGCTATCCCTCCCTTGTAAATGGCCTATGCATGTGCATACTCAGTGTTACACTGTCATCAAGTACTATCCAGAAGGGTTTTCTGGCTTGGCTACAGTTGTATGCATATAGGTATGTTTTGATATAATGTTTCAGATCATTTATGACTTGCGCCATTGTTTTAgtttgttgttctttgtaaatacCATTAGGTTCAAGCCTTAGTGTTCATGTTAATGAGCGCATTCCAGGGCAGTTTCCCCTTCTTGGTGGGGGACCAATATACACAGTTTATTATATTGAATAAGTTTGTTTTTCTTCCCCTTTAGTTTAATATCATGTCCATGAAGGTCAGTTTTTACTTTGGTCTTTGCTCCTAGCAGTATATTCCTAACAGTATATGTTGTTTCTTAATAAAAAGATTTTGTAGAAtagttacatatatttataattacatcaatgtgtatgtattcatttaATGTATACCTTTGTTATCAGATATGtctatttatatttgtatctACTATGTTCTTcaatacagtattcttttttcatttattggccAGCTTCTACAGAATACAGTACTGTATGGTATTTTTGGTAGTATTGTATTCTGTGGAAGCTGCCTGCTTAAGCCAGCCATATACgtacattgttttatattttttaagaatgTATTTTATTGCCAAACTAAATAAAGTTTTTGCTTTTTATAGAAGATGAGTAGTGGATTCATCAGTGAGAAAGATGTTGCGGAACGCCGACGAGTGAGACAAGAAAACtgggaaaaaaacagaaaagaagatgATCCTTTGGAAGCTCCTGAAGAGCCACCTCCGGATCATCGTTCTTTGTACGATCGTCTCCAAGAACAGCGGCAGAAAAAGCAAGAAGAGTATGATGAAGCCCATAAGTATGTCTAAACCTAATGTAGTTTTGTCTTTTTGGTTGCAGATGTTAAAAATGTTGAAtagctctttattttatttttttttattttgtacaataGATTAAATCAGAAAGACAACAAAAGAACGTTTTTTCAAGTTCTACTGAAGATTATCAACTTCTGATGTAGCTTATAAGAatgtaaaagaaatggaaaagtaaCTAACTTCTATGCTCCGAGTAGGTATGATATGCTGTATAAACtgtgtgtattgccatatgtcaAGCCTCATTAAAAtaagattgaaaagaaaatatgatccTCACATGTATGAGTTGGACACAAGTATGTAAATTAGTCAAATGAATAATTTACAGGTTCAAGAACATGGTAAGAGGTTTGGAGGATGATGAAGTGGACTTTTTAGAGCTTGTTGATCGAAGCAAATTGCAAGAGGAAAAGAGAGTTCGCACTGAGGAAAATACTGCCATGGCTGAATACAGGTTAGATTATCCTTTCCTATATCAAAATTGATTGAATTCATGTTTGTGCTCTTTATCAAGGTTGTTGTTCCTGTTAAGATATAGAACCTTTGACATGCATAGTTACCATATTTTATCTTAAAGAGCCAAAGGAGAGCATGTCAGATATACACTTCACCCACAGCATATTTGCGTGCATGGCCAGTAAACTCGCAGAACTAAACTTacttctgtattttctttgattaatTCTCATGTTTTTCATTGTCTCTAGAGCTAAATTCTGTTGCAGTTAATTGACGCATAGAATTTTTAGTTTATTGAATTTCATAAAATTGAATGCTAAGTGTGAAAATGTTAATGCTTGCACATTAAAACTGAAGACCAAGACCAACAGCGAAAATTATTAAGTGCagaggaaaaataagagaaagaaaaatactttggTATTTGAAGGATAACGAAAGATTTCTGAGGTCAGTGAACGGTTGAATATGTGTGGATGATAGTTATTGTGAGTTTTTAGTTTCTGGTATTTGTATTCTACCCACATTTTAGATTAAACAATAATTTGGTAACACTCTAAAGCAGAAATGACTTTATTTCAGGAAAAAGGTATCAGCCATGCAGAAGAACTGTGCTGAAGAGGAAATGAGAGCTGAGATGCGAGTGGGAGAAAAGAAGCCAACAGGAGGCAGTGGTATTAAATCGCACTTGTCCCTTTTGGCTGGTGCTATCAAGAGGAAGCACAGTGATGATGATAAAACTCTAGAAGACGTCAAGGCTTCTAAACTGCCAAATACTAGTAAGTTGGTGTCTGAGTTTTGCTGGGCTAAATGCATCATTCATCAGCTCTTATTCATATACACGTAGTACTAACTTatttaatgatctctctctctctctctctctctctctctctctctctctctctctctctctctctctctctctctctctttctctctctctctctctctctctctctatgacaacagaaaagcaaatcccgaagaggctctacccagatctatacaatgacgggaaagaggaaaaaatagacaagaaagacaaaatctgcaaccttttgaaaagagggaattgcagatttggagaaagatgttactacaaacatccataagatatgtcaaaactatgaaatgtaTGGGTAAATGTGCAtatagatggatatggggatgattgcagagatctgcatccaaaaaatatgtaaaaacctaaaagaaggaaaaggatgtaagttcgacaaaaaatgcaaatatatgcaccctgtagccatgaatcataatcaaataaataaccaaccaagtaataaaatcca
Encoded proteins:
- the LOC135212456 gene encoding PSME3-interacting protein-like isoform X1, with translation MSSGFISEKDVAERRRVRQENWEKNRKEDDPLEAPEEPPPDHRSLYDRLQEQRQKKQEEYDEAHKFKNMVRGLEDDEVDFLELVDRSKLQEEKRVRTEENTAMAEYRKKVSAMQKNCAEEEMRAEMRVGEKKPTGGSGIKSHLSLLAGAIKRKHSDDDKTLEDVKASKLPNTSNASNGEKEETHSNKMSTKPGFQCIAVLPGLGVYTDSSDSDNNVDSDSDEDDTQPPPPQQPRDITGRIVKAPAQCSQSS
- the LOC135212456 gene encoding PSME3-interacting protein-like isoform X2, with amino-acid sequence MSSGFISEKDVAERRRVRQENWEKNRKEDDPLEAPEEPPPDHRSLYDRLQEQRQKKQEEYDEAHKKKVSAMQKNCAEEEMRAEMRVGEKKPTGGSGIKSHLSLLAGAIKRKHSDDDKTLEDVKASKLPNTSNASNGEKEETHSNKMSTKPGFQCIAVLPGLGVYTDSSDSDNNVDSDSDEDDTQPPPPQQPRDITGRIVKAPAQCSQSS